The Patescibacteria group bacterium genome segment TAAGGATGCTGTTAGGAAACAATTTGAAGGATTGTATTAATCTCATATATTTTAAAAAAACCCAAAGGGTTTTTGTATGGTGGGGAATTAATGTTCCACAACCAAAAAACAGCCTGTCGTTTGACAGGCTGTTTTTTTTGTTTCATTATATATAAATGACTAAAGAAAATATAAAAGTAATTATTGCAATGTCAGGTGGTGTTGATTCTTCTGTGGTAGCAAGCCTCTTGTCTCAAAAATATACAAATTTGATGGGTATTTTTTTGCATTTCTGGAAAGACAATGATGACAAGAAAGAAGTAGAAAATAAATGCTGTTCAACGAAGTCATTGATGGATGCTAGGGCGATTTGTGAACAATTTGGTTTTCCATTGTACACACTAAACTTTTCTGAAAAATTTAAAAAAGAAATTGTTGATTATTTTTTAGATGAGTATAAAAATGGTCGAACTCCAAATCCCTGTGTTAAGTGTAACAAATTTATCAAGCTCGGTTTGTTGATTGAAAGAGCAAAAGAGCTTGGTTACGATTATGTTGCTAGTGGTCATTATGCAATAGTGAAAAAAGTTGGAAAGAAATTCAAGCTACTAAAAGCAATCGATGAAACCAAGGACCAATCATACTTTCTCTATACCCTCAATCAAGAACAACTAAGCCATCTTTTGTTTCCACTAGGGGGGTACAGGAAAACAGATGTTCGCAAGATAGCAGAAAAAATGGGATTAGCTGTTGCCCAAAAAAAAGACAGCCAAGAAATTTGTTTTATTGCGGGAAAAAGTCATAACGATTTTCTTAAAAAACATCTTAAGTTAACACCTGGCGATATTGTTGACATGGACGGGAATATTTTGGGAAAACATAATGGCTTACCTCTATATACTATTGGACAGCGAAAGGGAATTGAGCTTGGTGGAGATGGGCCTTATTATGTTACTAAATTCGATTATAAAAAAAATATTCTTTTTGTTACTAACAATCAGAATGATTTAAGTATTTACAGGGACTCATTTTTAGTGGAAAATATAAATTGGATATCAGGAGATGAACCAAATTTTCCTTTAAACACAGAAGTTGTTACCAGATACCATAGCAACCCAGAAGAATGTGAAATTTCAAAAAAAAATAAAAATCAATATTTAGTAAAACTAAAAAAACCAGTAAGAGCCATAACGCCGGGACAGAGCGCTGTATT includes the following:
- the mnmA gene encoding tRNA 2-thiouridine(34) synthase MnmA, with product MTKENIKVIIAMSGGVDSSVVASLLSQKYTNLMGIFLHFWKDNDDKKEVENKCCSTKSLMDARAICEQFGFPLYTLNFSEKFKKEIVDYFLDEYKNGRTPNPCVKCNKFIKLGLLIERAKELGYDYVASGHYAIVKKVGKKFKLLKAIDETKDQSYFLYTLNQEQLSHLLFPLGGYRKTDVRKIAEKMGLAVAQKKDSQEICFIAGKSHNDFLKKHLKLTPGDIVDMDGNILGKHNGLPLYTIGQRKGIELGGDGPYYVTKFDYKKNILFVTNNQNDLSIYRDSFLVENINWISGDEPNFPLNTEVVTRYHSNPEECEISKKNKNQYLVKLKKPVRAITPGQSAVFYRGDEVLGGGIISGYEN